From one Ignavibacteria bacterium genomic stretch:
- the xseA gene encoding exodeoxyribonuclease VII large subunit: MANAWEPTDVLTVSDLTTVVKSVLETTFSTLLVVGEISNYKQHTSGHRYFTLKDGDASIACVMWKTRLLDFVPTDGMQVVVGGRLTVYAARGTYQLDCAYIRPHGIGDLYRAYEKLKTDLAARGWFRREIKKPLPRFPRTIGVITSATGAVIRDIRVTIERRFPCVEILLRPTQMQGDGSAQDVAQAIRQVDALHPDVIIVARGGGSIEDLWSFNTETVAAAIFECVTPIISAIGHETDETIADFVADRRAPTPTAAGELVTPLTREELIRRIDDLELDITDTITSTIQQFSELINDFTSGGALLRIRERLSVLNQRITSQYQRMTASVTGTLNLNIVMLDHYTSALTMLHPHRPLRLGYAILERDNVPVPTSHVLQEGETLTIVRWTDRSAITVNSVTSNERTNHG, translated from the coding sequence ATGGCAAACGCATGGGAACCTACTGACGTACTTACTGTTTCTGACCTAACAACGGTTGTTAAGAGTGTTTTAGAAACCACGTTCAGCACTCTCCTGGTTGTTGGAGAAATTAGTAATTACAAACAACATACCAGCGGACATCGGTATTTTACGCTGAAGGACGGTGATGCAAGTATTGCCTGCGTTATGTGGAAAACCCGGCTACTGGATTTTGTCCCTACTGACGGGATGCAGGTTGTTGTGGGCGGACGATTAACGGTGTATGCTGCACGCGGCACCTACCAGCTTGACTGTGCCTATATCCGACCACATGGCATTGGTGACCTGTATCGGGCGTATGAAAAACTTAAAACTGACCTGGCCGCACGTGGCTGGTTTCGTCGAGAGATTAAAAAGCCGTTGCCGCGCTTTCCGCGGACGATCGGTGTTATCACCAGCGCCACGGGCGCAGTTATTCGTGACATACGCGTAACCATCGAACGGCGGTTCCCGTGTGTAGAAATTCTTCTTCGCCCTACCCAGATGCAGGGCGACGGCTCGGCACAGGATGTAGCCCAGGCAATACGGCAGGTAGATGCGTTGCACCCGGACGTCATTATTGTTGCCCGTGGCGGCGGATCAATTGAAGACCTGTGGTCATTCAACACCGAAACGGTTGCAGCAGCAATCTTTGAATGTGTAACCCCAATCATCTCTGCCATCGGACATGAAACCGATGAAACTATTGCCGATTTCGTAGCCGACAGAAGAGCGCCAACACCGACGGCCGCAGGTGAACTTGTAACTCCCCTCACCAGGGAAGAGCTCATCCGACGAATTGACGACCTGGAGCTTGATATTACTGACACTATCACTTCTACAATTCAGCAGTTTTCAGAACTAATAAATGATTTTACCTCCGGGGGAGCACTGCTGAGAATTCGTGAACGCCTATCCGTGCTAAACCAACGCATTACCAGTCAGTACCAGCGTATGACGGCATCAGTTACCGGCACTCTGAATCTGAACATTGTGATGCTTGACCACTATACCAGTGCGTTAACGATGCTCCACCCTCACCGTCCGCTCCGTCTGGGATATGCTATTCTTGAACGGGACAACGTTCCTGTTCCTACCTCACATGTACTTCAGGAAGGCGAAACGTTAACCATCGTGCGATGGACAGACCGTTCGGCCATTACCGTAAATTCTGTTACCAGCAACGAAAGGACTAATCATGGCTAA
- the xseB gene encoding exodeoxyribonuclease VII small subunit encodes MIEWSLEEKLLRLEEISSALDKGELAIEVQLALYEEGVTLARQCREYIDKAKLKITELGSMLQDQADGSSEDE; translated from the coding sequence ATCATCGAGTGGTCACTTGAAGAAAAGCTTCTGCGGCTTGAGGAAATCAGTTCTGCTCTTGACAAAGGCGAGCTGGCCATCGAAGTTCAGCTTGCCCTGTACGAAGAAGGTGTTACTCTGGCACGTCAGTGCAGAGAGTATATCGACAAAGCAAAGCTTAAAATAACTGAACTGGGATCTATGCTTCAGGACCAAGCGGACGGTTCATCAGAAGATGAATAG
- a CDS encoding NAD(P)-dependent glycerol-3-phosphate dehydrogenase, with product MNVGIIGAGAWGTALGVVATDAGHSVVMWAREPDVVQAINTNHTNSVYLPKATLPSSIKATHEWTALGDAELIILATPTQHSRAVLTLAEKSGILIGSVLVSVAKGIELSTQKLLRGIAEEAAPSARRFAVLSGPSHAEEVVRRMATSVVCASEDLDDAEYVQNTLSTPDFRIYTSTDIVGVEICGALKNVIAIAAGIVDGAGMGDNTKAALITRGLAEITRLGVALGAEQRTFYGLAGLGDLIVTAGSAHSRNRYVGEQIGKGAVLSDVLNSMTAVAEGVPTTQAALDLARSVNVELPITEQVSRILFENANPRDAIHLLMNRPLGPEA from the coding sequence GTGAACGTAGGAATCATTGGCGCCGGTGCGTGGGGAACAGCATTGGGTGTTGTAGCTACCGATGCTGGCCACTCCGTTGTGATGTGGGCGCGCGAACCGGACGTAGTTCAGGCAATTAACACCAACCATACCAATTCGGTTTACCTTCCGAAGGCTACCCTTCCCTCATCAATCAAGGCAACCCATGAATGGACGGCCCTGGGTGATGCCGAGCTGATAATTCTTGCTACGCCCACACAGCATTCAAGAGCTGTTCTAACCTTGGCAGAGAAGTCAGGAATCCTTATCGGCTCAGTTCTGGTTTCTGTGGCAAAAGGTATCGAGTTGTCAACCCAAAAACTGCTGCGCGGGATTGCTGAAGAAGCAGCACCCTCGGCACGGCGGTTTGCAGTGCTTAGCGGACCCAGCCATGCCGAAGAAGTAGTACGAAGGATGGCTACGAGCGTGGTTTGCGCATCCGAAGATTTGGACGATGCCGAATATGTCCAGAATACTCTTAGTACGCCAGACTTTCGGATTTATACATCCACAGACATTGTGGGTGTTGAAATATGTGGTGCCTTAAAGAACGTTATTGCAATTGCAGCAGGGATTGTTGACGGTGCAGGTATGGGCGACAACACAAAGGCGGCTCTCATCACGCGTGGCCTTGCAGAAATAACACGATTAGGTGTGGCCCTGGGTGCAGAGCAGCGAACGTTTTATGGTCTTGCCGGCCTCGGTGATTTAATTGTGACTGCAGGCTCGGCTCATAGCAGAAACAGGTATGTAGGTGAGCAAATCGGGAAGGGGGCTGTACTTTCGGATGTGTTGAACTCAATGACGGCGGTTGCCGAAGGTGTGCCCACAACACAGGCAGCACTTGATCTTGCCCGATCTGTTAACGTTGAACTTCCCATCACCGAGCAGGTTTCGCGTATCCTGTTCGAGAATGCGAATCCGCGGGATGCTATTCATCTTCTGATGAACCGTCCGCTTGGTCCTGAAGCATAG
- the plsY gene encoding glycerol-3-phosphate 1-O-acyltransferase PlsY, which translates to MDPVLRLLIIIVQSYLIGSIPTALIVSKRFYGIDLRKFGSGNLGSTNVFRVLGWKWGTVVQAADIAKGLIAVWLVAYFFDTSMPFNNRTPFEDATVVQLIAGLSAVVGHIFSVFAGFKGGKGINTSLGMLLAIAPIEVAVAFGVFLLLVFASGYVSLGSILAAISVPSTMAIRHNFFGIDIEGYQIVVHTCLVLAGLIIWAHRKNIYRLWHGTENRFQGLQIFRRRA; encoded by the coding sequence ATGGATCCGGTCCTCAGACTACTAATCATCATCGTACAGAGCTACCTTATCGGCTCTATTCCAACGGCCCTCATCGTGTCGAAACGCTTTTACGGAATTGATCTCCGAAAGTTTGGCAGCGGCAATCTCGGGAGTACGAACGTATTCAGGGTGCTGGGCTGGAAATGGGGTACGGTGGTACAGGCTGCTGATATAGCCAAGGGGCTGATTGCGGTGTGGCTGGTTGCTTATTTTTTTGATACCAGCATGCCGTTTAATAATAGGACGCCATTCGAGGATGCCACTGTTGTACAGCTGATTGCCGGGCTTAGTGCGGTTGTCGGCCATATTTTTTCGGTTTTCGCCGGGTTCAAGGGCGGAAAGGGCATTAACACATCTCTTGGGATGTTGCTTGCCATTGCACCGATTGAAGTTGCCGTTGCATTCGGGGTGTTCCTGCTTCTGGTATTTGCCAGTGGGTACGTGTCGCTGGGATCGATTCTTGCCGCCATCAGCGTACCCAGCACCATGGCAATCAGGCATAATTTTTTTGGTATCGACATCGAAGGATACCAGATAGTGGTGCACACCTGCCTCGTTCTTGCAGGTCTGATTATCTGGGCTCATCGTAAGAATATTTACCGTCTGTGGCATGGCACCGAGAACCGATTCCAGGGCTTGCAGATTTTCCGTAGGCGAGCGTAA
- a CDS encoding AAA family ATPase, which translates to MDHVSTQKRLEEINRELEQLRTEQASLREQWNTEKLLIQNIRNLKSELEQLKQQAAEAERNGYYAQVAEIRYGKIPETQVRLDQANEQLVQLQQGQPLLKEEISAEDIAEVVAKWTGIPVQRMLETERTKLLRMEDRMHDRIVGQDEAVTTVSNAIRRSRAGLQDSKRPIGSFIFIGSTGVGKTEMARALAEFLFDDEGALVRIDMSEYMEKHAVSRLVGAPPGYVGYEEGGQLTEAVRRRPYSVVLLDEIEKAHPDVFNILLQVLDDGRLTDSQGRTVDFRNTIVIMTSNLGSELLQDKLLEITEENRADIMSGLRVEILSLLRKRLRPEFLNRVDDIILFQPLTPSEVLHIANIQIRALQKRMADNGIMLTVTPECVEWLSRRGYDVQFGARPLKRVIQRYLADPLALRVLAADVMAGDTIKADASDNGLITFDVLQAQPNT; encoded by the coding sequence ATGGATCACGTATCAACACAAAAACGTCTGGAAGAAATCAACCGCGAGCTTGAACAGCTACGCACGGAACAGGCTTCACTCCGCGAACAGTGGAATACGGAGAAGCTCCTGATTCAGAATATCCGAAATCTGAAATCGGAACTGGAACAACTTAAGCAGCAGGCAGCAGAAGCCGAACGCAATGGATACTACGCCCAGGTGGCCGAAATCAGGTACGGCAAAATCCCGGAAACACAGGTTCGGCTGGATCAGGCAAATGAACAACTCGTGCAACTGCAACAAGGTCAGCCTCTGCTCAAGGAAGAAATCAGTGCCGAAGATATCGCAGAAGTAGTTGCCAAGTGGACCGGGATACCGGTTCAGCGCATGCTGGAAACCGAGCGGACCAAACTGCTGCGCATGGAAGATCGAATGCATGACCGAATTGTGGGTCAGGACGAAGCAGTAACCACCGTGTCAAATGCAATTCGTCGCAGCCGGGCAGGCTTACAGGATAGCAAACGCCCTATCGGTTCGTTTATCTTTATTGGCTCCACCGGCGTAGGAAAAACCGAAATGGCACGCGCACTTGCCGAGTTCCTCTTTGACGATGAAGGGGCTTTGGTTCGCATCGATATGAGCGAATACATGGAAAAGCACGCCGTTAGCCGTCTGGTTGGTGCACCACCAGGGTATGTTGGATATGAAGAGGGCGGGCAACTTACCGAAGCTGTACGCCGCCGGCCGTACAGCGTTGTCCTGCTTGACGAAATCGAAAAAGCTCACCCCGACGTTTTTAATATCCTGCTGCAGGTACTTGATGACGGACGGTTAACCGACAGCCAGGGAAGAACCGTTGATTTCAGAAACACAATTGTAATTATGACGTCAAACCTGGGGAGTGAGCTGCTTCAGGATAAACTTCTGGAGATAACCGAGGAGAACCGGGCTGACATCATGAGTGGGCTCCGAGTTGAAATTCTTAGTCTTTTACGGAAACGGCTGCGTCCGGAGTTTCTAAACCGTGTGGACGACATTATCCTCTTCCAGCCTCTTACACCTTCGGAAGTCCTTCACATTGCCAACATCCAGATACGTGCGCTGCAAAAACGTATGGCAGACAACGGCATCATGCTTACCGTTACTCCCGAATGCGTGGAATGGCTGTCACGCCGTGGCTATGACGTCCAGTTCGGTGCTCGTCCGCTGAAACGTGTAATCCAGCGTTACCTGGCCGATCCCCTTGCACTTAGGGTTTTGGCTGCAGACGTTATGGCGGGCGACACAATAAAAGCAGACGCATCTGATAACGGACTGATTACTTTTGATGTTCTGCAAGCACAACCCAATACGTAA
- a CDS encoding SPOR domain-containing protein: MLRFLLLSILPFCVLSHAPQLRGQDDDVTTGPGSSSSGKTSSRYLRGVAPEESAPALLRILGGHVTTAGISLQAIVLDSSGLEVSHLGLPGKWTLEWGCADRNRYEAMEPIVQGPLPPRSAVNHYQIMIDNSLTSQGLLTAIAPSVREVLSGYSESDSFSISTFSQTTTEVCGWELAVDASRSLAETKLSAPKGIPAVYTAMMSGLRVFDKKSTTNNILIFVTASDDLASLDVSVNDVVRYAKQRGVTMYVIKIGTSVRGYPYRYISEATGGRLYSIHSTSADGIDSVIKEILLSRNNHAEVFATKFHPSTGCPTLQVHLLYTHNNRVIADTFSIPVSTVPFRRYNGAIVAAFDDTTDSNIQEYYSGLTLLATNLMADTLRRIRIIGHVGSEITSNATRRGFERARHVADFLKALGVRDEQIEIQSRGSSKPMFLEQVDGTQKMLNNRVEALYITPADDPYSIVVDYVVSEQIAGTKVTDWEKRGYKAYFEAALNDGRPEYEIILWGYKTREAAQKAASELRSKYGVKEYLLR, translated from the coding sequence ATGCTCCGATTCCTCCTTTTGTCCATACTACCATTTTGTGTTCTTAGCCACGCACCGCAACTTAGGGGTCAGGACGATGATGTAACCACGGGCCCGGGAAGCAGCAGTTCAGGTAAAACATCCAGCAGGTATTTGCGCGGTGTCGCACCGGAAGAGTCTGCTCCCGCTCTCCTCAGAATTTTGGGTGGTCATGTAACTACAGCGGGCATATCGCTACAGGCGATCGTGCTTGATTCAAGCGGACTCGAGGTGTCGCACCTCGGGCTTCCGGGTAAATGGACGTTGGAATGGGGCTGTGCTGACCGGAACCGTTATGAAGCCATGGAACCAATCGTCCAGGGGCCACTGCCTCCCAGGTCCGCGGTTAACCACTACCAGATCATGATAGACAACAGCCTGACGTCGCAAGGCTTGCTTACCGCCATAGCCCCTTCAGTTCGTGAAGTTCTGTCAGGATATTCTGAATCTGACAGTTTCAGTATTTCCACATTTAGCCAGACAACAACCGAAGTATGTGGCTGGGAGCTTGCTGTGGATGCTTCGCGAAGTCTTGCTGAAACCAAACTCAGTGCCCCGAAGGGTATTCCTGCTGTGTATACCGCCATGATGAGTGGCCTGCGTGTGTTTGACAAAAAGTCCACCACAAACAATATTCTAATATTCGTTACTGCCAGCGATGACCTGGCCAGCCTGGATGTTTCGGTAAACGATGTAGTTAGATACGCAAAGCAGCGTGGCGTGACAATGTACGTTATTAAAATCGGGACAAGTGTCCGGGGATATCCGTACCGTTACATATCAGAGGCCACCGGAGGACGTCTGTATTCGATTCACAGTACAAGTGCCGACGGTATAGATAGCGTTATTAAAGAAATTTTGCTATCAAGGAACAATCATGCCGAGGTCTTTGCCACAAAATTTCATCCATCCACAGGATGTCCAACACTGCAAGTGCATCTGCTATACACTCACAACAACCGGGTAATCGCTGATACATTTTCAATCCCGGTCAGCACAGTACCGTTTAGGCGCTACAATGGTGCAATCGTGGCCGCCTTTGACGACACAACGGACTCGAATATTCAGGAGTATTACAGCGGTCTTACCTTGCTGGCTACCAATCTTATGGCAGATACCTTGCGACGCATCAGAATCATCGGACACGTTGGTTCGGAAATCACCAGCAATGCCACGCGTCGCGGATTTGAGCGGGCGCGGCATGTTGCCGACTTCTTAAAAGCTCTTGGCGTTCGCGACGAGCAGATTGAAATTCAATCACGCGGTAGTTCCAAGCCCATGTTTCTTGAGCAGGTAGACGGAACGCAGAAGATGCTGAACAACAGGGTGGAGGCACTCTATATTACCCCTGCAGACGATCCGTATTCTATTGTTGTTGATTATGTTGTTAGTGAACAGATTGCCGGCACCAAGGTAACTGATTGGGAAAAAAGAGGCTATAAGGCATACTTTGAAGCAGCCCTAAACGATGGCAGACCTGAATACGAGATTATTCTGTGGGGCTACAAAACAAGAGAAGCAGCCCAAAAGGCTGCTTCCGAACTTCGATCTAAATATGGTGTGAAAGAGTACCTGCTACGATAG
- the trxB gene encoding thioredoxin-disulfide reductase — MDIRTTDIAIIGSGPAGFTAALYASRANLKVIIFEGVQPGGQLTITTEVENYPGFEHGIMGPELMDVMRKQVHRFGAESRYEIIGKVDFGGGEFKLWNEKGQEYHARAVIVATGASAKLLGAPGEQEYMGYGVSACATCDGFFFRDQHVYIVGGGDTAMEEAIYLTKHASKVTIVHRRKEFRASKIMVERALNNPKIDFLLDTVVEEYVGTADGNRKQLTHLKVRNTENGETQVLPASGVFVAIGHQPNTALFNGILDMDDVGYIQTKGKSSYTNVPGVFACGDAQDSVYRQAITAAGSGCMAAIDAERWLNEHE, encoded by the coding sequence ATGGATATCAGAACAACAGATATTGCAATCATTGGATCGGGCCCCGCTGGTTTTACAGCTGCCCTGTATGCCAGCCGTGCGAATCTCAAGGTTATCATTTTTGAAGGGGTACAGCCCGGAGGACAGCTGACGATAACAACCGAGGTTGAAAACTACCCTGGTTTTGAGCATGGGATTATGGGACCGGAACTGATGGATGTGATGCGTAAGCAGGTGCACCGCTTTGGAGCTGAGTCTCGGTACGAGATTATTGGTAAGGTGGATTTCGGCGGAGGCGAGTTTAAGCTGTGGAACGAGAAGGGGCAGGAATACCATGCAAGGGCAGTGATTGTGGCAACAGGTGCATCGGCAAAGCTGTTGGGAGCACCTGGTGAACAGGAGTATATGGGCTACGGCGTTAGTGCATGCGCTACATGCGATGGTTTCTTTTTCCGAGACCAGCATGTGTATATCGTTGGCGGCGGTGATACGGCAATGGAGGAGGCAATCTATTTAACGAAACATGCCTCGAAGGTTACTATCGTGCACCGACGTAAGGAGTTTAGGGCATCGAAAATCATGGTTGAGCGGGCACTGAACAATCCCAAAATTGATTTTCTTCTTGATACAGTGGTTGAAGAATATGTTGGCACTGCCGACGGTAACCGTAAACAACTTACCCATTTAAAAGTTCGAAATACCGAAAACGGAGAAACTCAGGTGCTACCCGCTTCAGGAGTATTCGTTGCTATCGGACATCAGCCCAACACGGCGTTGTTCAATGGAATTCTGGACATGGATGATGTAGGATATATTCAAACCAAGGGAAAGAGCAGCTATACCAACGTACCCGGGGTGTTTGCATGCGGCGATGCCCAGGATAGTGTGTATCGCCAGGCAATTACGGCCGCCGGTTCGGGCTGCATGGCAGCAATTGATGCCGAGCGCTGGTTAAATGAACATGAGTAG
- the queG gene encoding tRNA epoxyqueuosine(34) reductase QueG, with product MTERVKKAAVEIGFDAVSVARADALTSEMVHYQSWLSNGYHGLLGYMERNLDKKLDVRELLPGARSVVVVARNYYTPFKHEPDACGKISRYAWGDDYHEIMWPMLNELAEVVAQLVPGTQSKGVVDTAPVMDKQWAVRSGLGWQGKHSNILRRDIGSWFFIGVLITTAELETDDEYPDYCGSCTACIEACPTGAIVEPYIVDATRCISYWTIEVKPEHQIPDTIVNELENWMFGCDICQNVCPWNRFQTPTTENGFLPRNGELELDPEDVLNMDQASFSARFRKSPIKRTKLAGLQRSAEALKQTNKS from the coding sequence ATAACAGAGCGTGTAAAAAAAGCTGCAGTAGAAATTGGTTTCGATGCTGTTTCGGTAGCGCGTGCCGATGCATTAACGTCCGAAATGGTTCACTATCAATCGTGGTTATCCAACGGTTATCACGGCTTGCTTGGGTATATGGAACGTAATCTTGACAAGAAACTTGATGTACGCGAACTGCTGCCCGGCGCACGCAGTGTTGTAGTGGTAGCACGGAACTATTATACGCCTTTTAAACATGAACCGGATGCATGCGGTAAGATATCCCGGTATGCCTGGGGTGACGATTATCACGAAATCATGTGGCCAATGCTGAATGAACTTGCAGAGGTAGTTGCGCAACTTGTTCCCGGTACACAGAGCAAGGGAGTTGTTGATACAGCCCCGGTGATGGATAAACAATGGGCCGTCCGATCCGGACTGGGATGGCAGGGTAAACATTCCAACATACTACGGCGTGATATCGGGTCATGGTTTTTTATCGGAGTCCTGATTACCACGGCTGAACTGGAAACCGACGATGAGTATCCAGACTATTGCGGGTCGTGTACAGCGTGTATCGAGGCATGTCCGACAGGAGCTATCGTTGAGCCGTATATTGTTGACGCAACCAGGTGTATATCGTACTGGACGATCGAAGTAAAACCTGAACACCAGATACCCGACACAATCGTCAATGAGCTGGAAAATTGGATGTTTGGGTGTGATATCTGCCAAAATGTGTGTCCGTGGAACAGATTTCAGACGCCAACCACTGAGAACGGTTTTCTGCCGAGAAATGGGGAGTTGGAGTTAGATCCCGAAGATGTACTGAACATGGATCAAGCGTCGTTCTCGGCTCGGTTCAGGAAGAGTCCAATTAAACGGACCAAGTTGGCCGGTCTTCAGCGTAGCGCGGAGGCATTAAAACAAACAAATAAAAGCTAA
- a CDS encoding HAD hydrolase-like protein, with the protein MMLPELLMFDLDGTLLDSRAGIEHSLRLTLAGHGVDLASDVSISWCIGTSLYRIFEHFMETTSEERINSAIAMYRRIYRDGPMYNYQVYSGVPETLEFFRQVGVRIVIATAKANEQAWDVVRTTSFAHLIDHVYGTDPNEGAAEKRDLIRLVLQNEATASTQAVMVGDRHHDINGAADNNVTGIAAAYGYGSEHEYSRATAIISHPAELVHVLGNLSR; encoded by the coding sequence ATGATGCTACCTGAATTACTAATGTTTGACCTGGATGGGACCCTGCTTGATTCGCGTGCGGGCATTGAACACTCACTGCGTTTGACGCTGGCCGGACATGGTGTTGACCTTGCGTCCGATGTGAGTATCTCCTGGTGCATTGGTACGTCGCTCTATAGGATATTTGAGCATTTTATGGAGACAACCAGTGAAGAGCGGATCAACAGCGCCATTGCGATGTACCGCAGGATTTATCGTGATGGTCCGATGTACAATTACCAGGTGTATAGTGGCGTACCCGAAACACTGGAGTTCTTCAGACAGGTTGGGGTCCGGATTGTAATTGCAACCGCAAAAGCAAACGAACAGGCGTGGGATGTTGTACGCACAACATCATTTGCTCATCTTATTGATCATGTTTATGGAACTGATCCCAATGAAGGGGCTGCAGAGAAGCGTGATTTAATTCGGTTGGTACTGCAAAACGAGGCCACAGCAAGCACACAGGCTGTAATGGTGGGTGACCGTCACCATGATATTAATGGTGCCGCCGACAACAATGTCACGGGGATAGCGGCTGCATACGGATATGGGTCCGAACATGAGTATTCACGTGCCACAGCCATCATTTCCCATCCGGCCGAATTGGTGCACGTGCTTGGGAATCTTTCCCGCTAA
- a CDS encoding OmpA family protein — protein sequence MSTLKHIFITLFAVGLFCLPASAQERPNVPLRYGAHLGLNYNMAGVGYSDWLKLPERPGGSFIPFVLNDGSGIGLYGGLSAQWSLLDYLALQTRLSYDNRSLVAVDDKTHKGIEGEAISDEFDFKTSAVNAEVLAKLYIDDAFHVTGGGGVGIKLNSTYDYKLNKQEPVFADNEVPGASIFGSATFGLGYDIPLTDASETQQMFITPFVEMSYMMGMREVDLAEQSSLDDGLSVVTIRGGVAFTLGDVAVDENAGPSSSFFMITPPPDGIRSNRIVEEYFPLRPYVFFDSGNVNIPGRYNNISASDTNALISDFQSEFAADDMGDVQVRHNKQAELYYNLLNIIGYRLNHAPAATVTLIGSDPKEQNGADLANTVKNYLVNTWSISESRIKTQGQVNPRVPSGTARTPAEDRPAADAENRRVELTSDDAKIVESAMLRTERAAREENEIYVKITTNESIDSWQATITGNGQRKTYGPFATNDAFLDPTGLLGESSSGTFALEVIAKTADGRTLSESEKFVLKKSDEAAKARRYSLIFDYNDSDPLGRTRTFINAIVSQIPDGSLVVISGHTDNLGTDEANLKLSKERAKQVKDMLSTALRSAGKNKVRMRASGYGEDEQVSPFKNDTPEGRMYNRTVIVDIIP from the coding sequence ATGAGTACACTCAAACACATCTTTATTACACTCTTTGCAGTTGGATTGTTCTGCCTGCCGGCATCGGCACAGGAACGTCCAAACGTTCCGTTACGCTATGGGGCGCATCTGGGATTAAACTACAATATGGCCGGTGTCGGGTACAGCGACTGGCTTAAACTACCAGAGCGGCCGGGCGGCTCGTTTATACCGTTTGTGCTGAATGACGGTAGCGGTATCGGACTCTATGGAGGCCTCAGCGCCCAATGGAGCCTGCTGGACTATCTTGCCCTGCAAACCCGCTTGTCATATGATAACCGCAGCCTGGTTGCTGTTGACGATAAAACACATAAAGGTATCGAGGGTGAGGCAATCAGTGATGAGTTTGATTTTAAAACCTCGGCGGTAAACGCCGAAGTCTTGGCAAAGCTCTATATCGACGATGCATTCCACGTTACCGGTGGCGGTGGTGTAGGGATAAAGCTGAACTCCACGTACGATTATAAGCTGAACAAGCAGGAACCCGTGTTTGCTGATAATGAGGTTCCCGGAGCTTCGATTTTTGGTTCAGCAACATTTGGTCTTGGCTACGACATCCCGCTCACCGATGCATCGGAAACTCAACAAATGTTTATTACACCCTTCGTTGAAATGTCGTACATGATGGGGATGCGCGAGGTTGATCTTGCCGAGCAGAGCTCGCTTGATGATGGTCTGTCAGTGGTTACGATCCGCGGTGGTGTTGCTTTTACGCTTGGTGATGTTGCAGTAGATGAAAATGCTGGTCCGTCGAGTTCGTTCTTCATGATTACACCTCCGCCGGACGGTATTCGCTCCAATCGTATTGTTGAGGAGTACTTCCCGTTACGTCCGTACGTGTTTTTTGACAGCGGTAACGTAAACATCCCTGGTAGATACAATAACATTTCTGCATCCGATACCAATGCACTCATCTCTGACTTCCAATCGGAATTTGCTGCAGATGATATGGGGGACGTTCAGGTTCGTCATAATAAACAGGCCGAGCTGTACTACAATCTCCTCAACATCATTGGCTATCGTTTGAATCATGCACCCGCAGCAACTGTTACCTTAATTGGCAGCGATCCGAAAGAACAAAACGGTGCTGATCTTGCTAACACCGTGAAAAATTACCTGGTAAACACGTGGAGTATTTCTGAGTCGCGTATTAAAACGCAAGGTCAGGTTAACCCCCGTGTTCCATCCGGTACGGCGCGTACCCCTGCCGAAGACAGACCTGCTGCTGATGCAGAAAACCGCCGTGTAGAGCTTACTTCTGATGATGCAAAAATCGTGGAAAGTGCAATGTTGCGCACTGAACGTGCTGCTCGTGAAGAGAATGAAATTTATGTAAAGATTACAACGAATGAGTCAATAGACTCATGGCAGGCCACCATCACCGGTAATGGACAACGGAAAACCTATGGGCCATTTGCTACCAATGATGCCTTCCTGGATCCGACAGGTTTGCTTGGTGAATCGTCATCGGGAACCTTTGCTCTTGAAGTGATTGCTAAAACAGCAGACGGTCGTACGTTGAGTGAGTCTGAAAAGTTCGTTCTTAAAAAGAGTGATGAGGCTGCCAAAGCACGTCGCTACAGCTTGATTTTTGATTATAATGATTCTGACCCGTTAGGCCGTACCCGTACATTTATCAACGCCATTGTTTCTCAGATTCCCGATGGCTCTCTGGTTGTGATTAGTGGCCATACCGATAACCTTGGTACAGACGAGGCAAACCTGAAGCTCTCAAAAGAGCGTGCCAAGCAGGTAAAGGATATGCTCTCCACAGCACTGCGTTCTGCCGGAAAGAACAAGGTTAGAATGCGTGCTTCCGGATATGGCGAAGATGAACAAGTTTCGCCGTTCAAAAACGATACCCCGGAAGGCCGGATGTATAACCGTACCGTTATTGTTGACATCATTCCGTAA